The Scyliorhinus canicula chromosome 17, sScyCan1.1, whole genome shotgun sequence DNA window ggaaaatggagagaaagctgagaggaggagggatttcttcactggaggatgtggtgaagctttggaattcgccaacccagaggactgtggagcctcagtcatcgAGTATTTTCAatacagagattgataggtttatCAATattgaagatactgagggatatgggggttggtgtgggtgtAATGTCCCAGGCCAACGCCCACTCAGAAGTGATGACTGTAGGAAACTCAAATATTTATTATACCTATTATATCTCCTGGGTGGtgcggtagtgcagtggttagcactgctgcctatgatgccaagggcctgggttcaatcccagccccgggtcactatctgtgcagagtttgcgcattcgccctgtgtctgcgtgggtctcacccccacaaccccaaaaagatgtgcagggtaggtgaattagccacactaGATTCCTCCTtagttggaaagaaataattgggttgtccaaatttctgttttaaaaagtTACTCCTCCTTTTCCCTGAATGGTCTCTTGTCCCCGGCCCACACTTGGGCCAGGGTATTATGTTCCAGGGGCCTCTGGATTAAGACGCTAGctcttccccgccccccctcatcTAGGTAGACTGTACTCGGGTGAGGCCCTGGGAACTCTGAGGGTGCAGATCCTTTCGCATACCGTCAGGTtataacaccctccccccccaaagtccgataCATGTTCCATCTCGAAGGTAGGGGGAGATCCTTTGTCCTCCATGCTCGTGGTTGTCTCCCGAACATCCGCTGTTCTGGATCCCACGGGTATAACAAATCGGGGGGGTTGCCTCTTTTGGGGGGGGAAcgcctgggtggttccactgtgcTTGGCCCGGCGGTCGCTGCTGGACCCGTTTCGACTGCTGTAGACAAGGTCTCCATGTTAGAGTCTAGGTCGGATGAGTCAACCTCCCGCATCTCTGGACCTCCCgcataaggggcctcacggtagcatggtggttagcatcaatgcttcacagctccagggtcccaggttcgattcccggctgggtcactgtctgtgtggagtctgcacgtcctccccgtgtgtgcgtgggtttcctccgggtgctccggtttcctcccacagtccaaagatgtgcgggttaggtggattggccaggctaaattgcccgtagtgtaaggttaagggggggttgttgggttacgggtatagggtggatacgtgggtttaagtagggtgatcattgttcggcacaacatcgagggccgaagggcctgttctgtgctgtactgttctatgttctatgtactaaatGATATGttcgagctgctcgcagaaaattacttttcactgtaccttggtacagtgacaataaacaatccaatccactaacttggtcacctcttcaaaaattcaataagattagtcaggcatgagcttcccttcacaaatccctgctggctctccctgatggACTGAAATCtttcaaggtgttcagttacccccATCCCTGATTGTAGATTCCAGCagtttacccaccacagatgttcggCTTACTGGTCGATAATTCCCTGGTTTTCTTAAAAAGCGACAAGTGAACTTTCCAATCAAGAGGGACTGTCCTGAATCTAGGGAAATCAGGGAGATTCTAATtagggcatctacaatgtgctccccGACTTCCTTTAATACCCTCGGATGGAAaccgtcaggtcctggggatttgtcactctttagatCCATTAATTTCCTAATTAGTGAAGCTGTAGTTACCTAAATTGTGTTAAGTCCCTGTTCTTTGTCGACTAATaatttgatgtggagataccggcgttagactggggtgatcacagtatgaagtcttacaacgccaggttaaagtccaacaggtttgtttcgaatcactagctttcggagcgcagctccttcctcaggtgaatgaagaggtgggttccagaaacacatatatagacaaagtcaaagatgcaagacgatactttgattgcgagtctttgcaggtaattaagtctttacaggtccggacctggaaagacttaattacctgcaaagactcgcattcaaaagtatcgtcttgcatctttgactttgtttatatctatgtttctggaacatacctgtccattcacctgaggaaggagcagtgctccgaaagctagtgattcgaaacaaacctgtctgACTATTGATTTGTTCGCGACTTACGGCAAGTTATTCTCCTTTTCAACCGTAAATACCgaggcaaagtaattgtttaACATGTCTGTCATTTCGGGgtgccacggtggcacagcggttagcactgcagcctcacggcgccgagaaaccgggttcgatcctggccccaggtcattgcctgtgtggtgtttgcacattctccccgtgtctgcttgggtctcacccccataacccaaagatgtgtagagtaggtggattggccaggccaaattgtccatcaattggaaaaataaaaatataccAATTTGCACGTAGCtcagagattataacccttggGACCTGTTCTTAAATTTTGTTGCTAGTTCCGGATATtcccaaacaggtcctctttcctcgtCTTGCTGATGTTGTTTGTCCCATTGTGGACcataacaactggatcctccccctccctctccaatatcctttcaagcggGTTAGAGatgcccctcaccctggcaccgggcaggcaacataccctgTGGGACTCTCGGTCCTGCTTCCAAAGGATGTTATCagttcccctaattatagaatccccgacaactaccacttcctcccccccgctTGAATAGCCTCCTGTACCAGGGTGCAGTGGTCAGCCAGCTCATCCTTCCTACAGTCACTGCTCCGATACCCTGCCCCTCCGAGTCCGCTCCCTGGAGACTCGGCTGTGAATCCCTGAGATAAGGTTTCTGTCCTCACAGCTCCGAAACTCCGTCCTTCCGAGCCCGCTCCCTGGAGACTCGGCTGTGAATCCCCGAGATAAGGTTTCTGTCCTCACAGCTCCGAAACTTCGTCCCTCCGAGTCCGCTCCCTAGAGACTAGGTTTGGGGAATAGATATTGGAGACGAGGGATTGAGGAATGAGAGGAAGGaatgttccatagaaactagaattatctgttctgaatttctatcctgtactgagtgttgacttttgtaaactcctttcacAGATATtacaagaggaggaattacagacagaaatctcaaacgtcacATCTCAGTTTGACAGAGTCACTCAATTCCTTAAGACTTTGAgtcgagaaggagaaatgtttgcccaATCTGTCAGCATCAAAAGATTTAAAATattagtgtgactggaaaagcaccgagacacacacacacccgagtgagagtgttccagagcactgactgtggaaagagctttaaccagttacacagcctgaaaaacatcacaccattcacagtgcgGAGagacgtgttctgtgtgtggacgaggcttcaactgattgtccgacgtggagagacacgaggagacttaaaacatggagaaaccatggaagtgttcagagtgtgggaaaggatacAGATTCCCATCAGAGCTAGACGCGCAtcgacacagtcacactggggagaggccgttcacctgctttcagtgtgagaagggattcagtcagttatcCGACCtcaagaaacaccagcgagttcacactggggagaggccattcacctgctctcagtgtgggaagggattcactgagttatccaACCTGAAGAGACACCAGTGGGTTCACACTAGGGAAAAGCCGTTTATTTGCTCCatttgtgggaaaggattcaatgTTTCAGctaacctgcagagacaccagcgagtccacactggggagaaaccgtttaTCTGCACTCActgtgaaaagggattcactgagttatccagcctgcggatacaccagcgcgttcacactggggagaggccgttcacctgctctcagtgtgggaagggatacactgTACTATCCAGCTtgaagtcacaccagcgagttcacactgggtagaggccgtttacctgctcgcagtgtgggaagagaaactGATTCATCgcgcctgctgagacaccaacaagttcacaagtggttacaggggttggattctgctgttatatCCTGCTCTTAATTACATCCAGGTCTGCATTTCGTTCATTCTGACAtctggtcaatggggatggttggagggattctttctgctggactggccggtctttGCCTCCAGTGGACAGATGCGGTTTAAGCATTGTTGTGAATACGAGGATCACAGAGTGAATGGATGTTTGGACATTTGAAGATATTTAattcccatttctgtttggaacctcAAAAGCACgccatgttgccatggagatgggctacAGTGGTTCCATTTTGTTTGTTTAATTGATCTGGGTGTTCATCACAGAATAAAACTATCAGgatatgaggggcaagttgtctgaggtggactgggaaTCTCATGGTAAACAGGGAAGAGCTAATCTTTAAGGAATTATTGCATATTTACAAGGGGGCTAGTTAGTTCAGTTGGTTCAGAGCGGCGTCAACAGTATGGGTTTAACTCCCATGCTGGCTgaagttatccatgaaggccccgccttctccacATTGCCCctggcctgagatgtggtgaccctcagattaaatcaccaccagtcagctctctatcTCTTAAAGGGGAACGCAGTCTATGGTCCTCTGAGACTTTGGTGACTTTCATTTCACATTTATACAACAAATCTAGATTATATTTAATGATCAAAAATCCAACATGAAAAGTGATGCAACTGTGGCTAACAAGAAAATGTAAAAGATTCTGTTAGATTAAAGGAAGAGgctcataaagtggccaaaatagaGACAAAAGTTCTTCCCTGTCTGAAATGGACAAGTGACTTTTAAAGTGACCCcaatttctagattctcccacaagaggaaacatcctttccacatccaccctgtcgaggcccctcaggatcttatacggttcaatcaagtcacctaaactccatcggacacaagcccagcctgtccaatcattcctcataagaccagcctccaattccaggtatgagtccagtaaaccttctctgaactgcttccaacacattgacatcattccttaaatgagagcaatactgtacacagtgctccagatgtggtcccaccaatgtcctgtataactgaagcataacctccctacttttgtattcaattcccctcacaataaacaataacattctattagctttcctaattacttgctgtacctgtacactCACCTTTTGagaatgagtcgcaaaaagttggtttacaggtgcaacaggtgattaagaaggcaaatggaattttgttcttcattgctggagggatggagtttaagatgggttatgctgcaactgtagaaggtgttagtgaggccacacctggagtattgtgttcagttttggtctccttacctgagaaaggacgtactggcgctggagggcgtgcagagaagattcactaggttaatcccagagttgaaggggttggattacgaggagaggttgagtagactgggactgtactcattggaatttagaaggatgagggggaatcttatagaaacatatacaattaagaagggaatagataggatagatgtggggaggttgtttccactggcaggtgaaagcagaacttgggggcatagcctcaaaataaggggaagcagatttaggactgagtttaggaggaacttcttcacccaaagggttgtgaatctatggaattcctttcccagtgaagcagttgaggctccttcattaaatgttttcaagacaaagatagatagttttttgaagaataaagggattaagggttatggggttcgggccggaaagtggggctgagtccacaaaagatcagccatgatctcattgaatggcggagcaggctcgaggggtcaggtggcctactcctgctcctagttcttatgttgttgcacccagatccctctgagtctcagagctctgcaatctctcaccatttagataatgagtTTTTTATTCTTctggccaaaatggacaattacacatttcccacattattctccatGTGGCAGATCTTTTCTCACTcactaacctatctatgtccctttgtaatctccttaagggcagcacggtagcattgtggaaagcacaatcgcttcacagctccagggtcccaggttcgattccggcttgggtcattgtgcggagtctgcacatcctccccgtgtgtgtgtgggtttcctccaggtgctccagtttcctcccacagttcaaagatgtgcaggttaggtggattggccatgataaattgcccttagtgtccaaaattgcccttagtgttgggtggggttactgggttatggggatagggtggaggtgttgaccttgggtagggtgctctttccaagagccggtgcagactcgatgggccaaatggcctccttctgcactgtaaattctatgattctatgattcttcagaatttacttcctacctatctttgtatcattggaacacaggagcaggagttggccattcagcccatcaagcctgctccaccattcaatacgatcatagaacatacagtggagaaggaggccattcagcccattgagcctgcaccgacccatttaagccctcacttccaccctatccccgtaacccaataatctccTAACCTTTcttgacacgaagggcaatttagcatggccaatcc harbors:
- the LOC119951255 gene encoding zinc finger protein 239-like; the protein is MEKPWKCSECGKGYRFPSELDAHRHSHTGERPFTCFQCEKGFSQLSDLKKHQRVHTGERPFTCSQCGKGFTELSNLKRHQWVHTREKPFICSICGKGFNVSANLQRHQRVHTGEKPFICTHCEKGFTELSSLRIHQRVHTGERPFTCSQCGKGYTVLSSLKSHQRVHTG